A segment of the Chlorocebus sabaeus isolate Y175 chromosome 15, mChlSab1.0.hap1, whole genome shotgun sequence genome:
GaaactgagagaaataaatgaaatcccTTAAAGTTACCCTTCTTTGTTTCAGGCTACCACTGGGTTCCAGGTCTTTCTTTACGAAAGCCTCCTCCTCCATCATCCCTTTCCCAACAATCTTTCTACCCATCCACGATCCTCATCCTGTGGTCTTCATGCCACACCACCCTCTTGTTCATGGTCAGCAGCCTTCTCTTGACCCACCTCTCTGTTCAgtactattgcccaggctggcttctttAGCCTTCCATCTGACACTCCCTCATCCTTCACAGCTCATGTAATtgtcacctcttcagagaggGCTTCTGTGGACACCTTTCTAAGTAAATTCCCTGCACTCTGTTATTTTTATCACACATACCTTGTTCATttcctttcagttattttttaaatgttattctttTCCAATGCAATAAACTTCTTCATCACTTGGCACCCCCattttcctttattaaatatgttttcttaaatataaagGACAGAATCTGGTCCTGGGGTCTAAGCCTTCTTTCTtatcatttctccaaagatgaaagCAGTAGTCAGAATGTTGAACACTCCACCTGTTCGGATGATTCATACCAGATTAATGGTCTATAGCAGATAGATGCATGTACTGTTTTCAGTGTTGGAAGAATAAAATTCTTTGTTATTCATCTCAGTAAGATGAAACACTACTCTGTATACCAAGATATATCCATGGTACATCGATACACATATTTGCAAGTTTCTTTTCTGGGAGGTGTTTAATATAACCAGTAGgaaatttcctcttttaaaattttgctttcaaATCTAGGCTTTCCTATCCATATGCTTGAAATGACCTTAAcaaatctgttgcccaggctggagcgcagtggtgcgatcatggctcactgcagcctcaacttcctggcctcaagcaatcctcccacctcagtttcccgaaTAGCAGGGCTATAGGCACAGgccaacacacctggctgatttttctattttttatagagacaagggttcactatgtcgcccaggctaatctcaaactcttaggctaagcgatccacccattttggccttcaaattatcactttctAATTCATATTTTCTGTAGAAGGCTGTAAGTCCCTTGAGGACATGGTCAGTGAAGTCAGTGATTAATATCTGTGGCCCTTTAGGGTGTAGTGCCTTACCCTAGCACTGTCTGTTTGATGAAAGAATATAATTTATCTTACAACCAATGTAAGCACTCTTGGGAAGTATGAACTGATTTTTTAGAGAAAGTCATTTGTTACatttcttttccgttttttttttaagttttattttttgatggagtctcactctgtcgcccaggctggagtgcagtggtgcaatctctgctcactgcaagttccacctcctgggttcacagcattcttctgcctcagcctcctgagtagctgggactataggctcccgccaccacgcctggctaatttttttgtattttcagtagagactgggtcgcaccatgttagccaggatggtctccatctcctgacatgacccgcccacctcagcctcccaaagtgctgggattacaggcatgagccaccgtgcccagcctacatttctgtttctttaaggCTACTCCAAAATACTCTGGACGgtgatcaataaatgttgtttattGTGATCTAGTGAATTCGCAACTTATATGCTTGTATACTCAATATCATAACCAGAATGTCAattcctgttctttctttttggaaGGGTGGTTGCAGGATGACTGTTGGATACCAGTTTGCCGCATCTAAGGGCAATTGTTATAATTGCTACTGCTTTAGAATCTACAGTAGTTAgcatagagaaaggaaaattgagATGACAAAAATTGGTACCACTCTGTTTATTTCTGTATGTAATTCAAGGTGGAAATTTGCCAATACGTGGTTATTTGCATACTTTAACTCAGCAGCATTATTACATGTCtacagttatttctttatttatatttttggaaaagGGATAGAATCTTCACTTTGTTGTATTCTCTTTGGACCTTACCTGTGAGACACTGATAAATTATAATCCATGTTACTGCTTATTCTTCCCGTGTAAAGTACTTTTCAAGTTGATCATAAGCTGAGGTAGGCTGATCATAATATCAAACtgttatttttatgaaaactCATGGAATCAACTTTGGAAGCCCAGTATGCTTACAATGACTGATTGACAACACCTATGAACAGCAATGTATTTGAGAACTAGTGTGGCAAGTGTTGATGATTCTTTATCATTTCTCTTTTAGAAAAGCAACAAAATACTTCTCCCCTAGTGAGAGAAAGAGGTCCTCAGAGAGTAGCAGCTCACATAACTGGGACCAGAGGAAGAAGCAACACATTGTCTTCTCCAagtaagaaaaacaacaaataagtGACTTAAGGGAAAATAATGGAAGGATTGTGCCaagtaacttattttttaaataattttacctGAAATGTTTATATGGCTATCTACAAAATGCTCAGTATTAATCAGATCTCAGACTGACTGTTTTCAGATGCGAGATTACAGACAAATAGCTCCATTACTGCCATGACATAACTGGTCTCAGGAAAATTACAAAGTGGGAGAATTGGGTTTTTGCAGTTGCCaggatccctttttttttttttttccttctttggagtaatttccctttctttctttctttctttctttctttctttctttctttctttctttctttctttctttctttctttctttctttctttcttctttctttctttctttctttctttctctttctttctgtcttcctttttttctttctttcttttctttctttcatctttctttcttttttttatttttttagacagagtttcgttcttgttgcccaggctggagtgcagtggcactatctcggctcactgcaacctccgcctcctgggttcaagcgattctcctgcctcagcctcccaagtacctgggattgcaggcatgctccaccacgcctggctaattttgtatttttggtagagacaggatttctccatgttggtcaggctggtctcaaacttcccacctcaggtgatccacttgcctccgtctcccaaagtgctgggattacaggtgtgaaccaccgcacccagcctttctcTGTTATGATTACTTCTTCCACCTCTTTGCACTTCTCTTCTTTGCTTGCCATCAAATCTCCCTTCTCTTTAAACGTTCTAAATCATTTACTATCACTATGGATCACTAGGTTCTCCTAGTggcatttatattaaattaaaccATAGGAGATTGCCAATATTTGACCATATTTTACTTACACAAATGCCAGTTTCATATAGTTTAACCATATATGTTACATTTAATTTATATCTAGGCAGAATACATGTTGATATGGTGCTATGTAATACtgtgcatttttgttgttgttgttgtttgttcttttttttttttttttttttgagacggagtttcacttttgtcgcgcaggctggagtgcaatggtgccatctcggctcactgcaacctttgcctccccgtttcaagcgattctcctgcctcacctacccaagtagctgggattacaagcatgcaccaccacaccaggctggtctcaaactcgacctcagctgatctgtcccccctcagcctcccaaagtgctggaattacaggcgtgagccaccgcaccaggcctctGTCCATGGGTCTTACAGCGTAAATGTCTAGGTTGGAATCGCACCTCCTCTTCACCTAGATGCATgttttgagcaaattacttaacccagtcaagcttcagtttcttcatatgcaAACTTGAGACAAATCTTAACTCACAAAATGATGCAAAATGTCTGATATTGTATGTACTCAAGAAATACTCACCTTTATTTTTATCAGAGGCTTTGTCCCATAAATTTGTCTAAAAATCTTTCAGACACCACTTAATAGATAAAAAGGTTGTTTGGGGGGGTTttgggttggttggttggtttagTTTCTTCTGGGTAGTTGCCTTCTTGACATTTTTGGACTCATGTTTTATAAATGATTGGCATGTTCTGCCTACAAGTGAGGGGATTATGATGATGTTACTGCTTGCTActcatcaataaatataattggtTTACGCTCTGGAAAAGCCCAATTTTGCACCAACCATGGAGATAGGCTGGAAGTGTAAAGGAATATCATTTTGGAAGGCTCATTTTTCATTCAAAACCTTTGAGTGTGAAAGATTCAAGTATCTCAGAATCTTTAAATCTAGGCTCCCTTGCCAACTTTGTGCCTCTATTATTTTTGACTAGAGAAACCATCTGCTTGGATGTGCCTTTGACTCTGGAGAGCTGAGAGAGATCAAGGAGGGACCCAAAGAGTCCAAAAGGAATGGCAAGAACTTCTGAGATATAGGCCTAAAGAAATGGATACGTTCATTTAGGTTTCCTTCCGGATTGTCCACTTAAGTTCACCAGCACAAGAAGGGAGGAACGGATTCAGGGCAGAAGTTCTGCCCAGGAGTAACCATTGCTATCTAAGTGGGCCATCCCCTGTGCTACCATTCTAAGTGTGACACATGTGGCATGAGCAGCTGATAAGGTGTAAAAAGACAAGGGACTCCCAACAGTTCCCAATGTCACAATGATACAGGAGCCTCCTAATTTCTATGTGACTAGAATTTATAATCCACATAAGATTGAAGGAGGAAGAAGTTTGATATTAGATTGAAATCCCTGGCAATCCCAACAAAAATATAGGCTAACCACAGCTGCAAAGAAGCTCCTTGCTTTGCTACAAATTCCCTTCTGttaactctctttctctctaaatTTCCTACAGACTCCAAGAATGAAAAGGCTCTGGGCCGCAAAATAAACTCCTGGGAATCATCAAGGAGTGGGCTTTCATTCCTGAGCAACTTGCACTTGAGGAATGGCGAACTGGTCATCCAAGAAAAGGGGTTTTACTACATCTATTCCCAAACATACTTTCGATTTcaggaggaaataaaagaaaacacaaagaacgACAAACAAATGGTGcaatatatttacaaatacacAAGTTATCCTGACCCTATACTGCTGATGAAAAGCGCTAGAAATAGTTGTTGGTCTAAAGATGCAGAATACGGACTCTATTCCATCTATCAAGGGGGAATATTTGAGCTTAAGAAAGATGacagaatttttgtttctgtaacaAATGAGCACTTGATAGACATGGACCATGAAGCCAGCTTTTTCGGGGCCTTTTTAGTTGGCTAACTGACctggaaagaaaaagcaataacCTCAAAGTGACTATTCAGTTTTCAGGATGATACACTATGAAGATGTTTCAACAAATctgaccaaaacaaacaaacaaacaaaaaacctctatGCAATCTGAGTAGAGCAGCCACAACCAAAAAAATTCTACCACACACACTGTTCTGAAAGTGACTCACTCAtcccaagaaaatgaaattgccAGATAGATCTTTCAGGACTCTACCTCATATCAGTTTGCTAGCGGAAATCTAGAAGACTCTCAGCTTCCAAACATTAATGCAATGGTTAACATCTTCTGTCTTTATAATCTACTCTTTGCAAAGCTTGTAGAAGAAAGAGCAACAATCCATCTCTCAAGTAGTGTATCACAGTAGTAGCCTCCAGGTTTCCTTAAGGGACAACATTCCTaagtcaaaagagaaaagaggcacCACTAAAAGATCACGGTTGGactgatgcagtggctcacgcctgcagtcccaacactttgagaacccaaggtgggcagataacgaggtcaagagatcaagaccatagtgaccaacatggtgaaaccccatctctactaaaagtacaaaaattagttgggtgtgttggtgcatgcctgtagtcccagttacctgggaggctgaggcaggagaatcgtttgaacccgggaggcggaggttgcagtgaggtaagatcacgccaccgcactccagcctggcaacagagcaagacttagtttcaaaataataataataataataaaaattgtatatgtatgtgttattttttcaataaaattctataTTACAGTGTATCATGCTTGTTTTAGTGCTCACATTTATTGTCGTTTTTGCTTTAGTACTCACTTGTTTCATAACATCAAGATTACTAAAAATGGGGGAAAAGACTTCCAatctttttttcatatcttttatcTGACAcatattacaaaagaaagaaatttctcactTTTAATTTAATATGATCAAATGTATCAGTTCTTTTATTTATGGCTAATACTTTTGTTTTGGGTTGAGTTGTGCTGTGTCCTCAggaaagatatgttgaagtcctactcaccagtacctcagaatataaCCTTATTTGGACATAGGGCCATTGTGAATATAACTAGTTAAGATAAGGTCATAGTGGAAAAGGATGGACCCTTAATACAATATGACtggtattcttttttgttgttgtttttatttttattattatttttttagacggagtctctctgtcacccaggctggagtgcaatggcacaatctcggttcactgcaaactccgcctcccaggttcaagcgattttcctgcctcagcctcccgagtagctggaaattacaggtgtgcaccaccatgcccagctaaattttgtatttttagtagagatggggttttgccatgttggccaggctggtcttgaactcctgacctcaggtgatctgccccgcttggccttccaaagtgctgggattacaggtgtgagccactgcacctggtccactGGCATTTTTGTAAGAAGATGGAAAtttggggctgggtgctgtggttcacgcctataaatccagcactttgggaggccgaggtgggtggatcacgaagtcaggagatcaagaccattctggctaacacagtgaaaccccgactctactaaaaatacaaaaaattagcctggcgaggttgtgggtgcctgtaatcccagctgctcgggaggctgaggcaggagaatggcgtgaacccgggaggccgaggttgcagtgagccgagatctcaccagtgcactccagcctgggtgacacagcaagacatctcaaaaaaaaaaaaaaagaagaagaagggggaaATGTGGTTATTTGCTTAcaaagacacacagggagaacactGGTGATTACAGACACAGAATGGAGTGGTGCTGCTGGGAGCCAAAGGATGACCAAGGATTGACAGCCGTCATCAGAAGCTCGGAAGAAACAAGGAAGGATTGGTTTTACGCAATCTCAGAGGAAGCACgaccttgctgacaccttgatttcagacttctgggctccagAGCTATAAGACAGTACCTTTCTGTTGTTGAAAACCACCTGCTTTGTGACATTGTGTTCCAGCAGCTGTAGGAAACTACCTTACCTTTCATGCCttgttcaagaaatcttttgcacTATCATACAgatatctaaaaaaattaaagtttttagcCTTCATGGTTTGATAATGTCATTCAACTGTAATTTAATTTGTATATGAGGTGAGAAaggaatctaattttttttttttttttgagatggagtcttgctgtgttgcccaggccggagtgcatggcgcaatcacagctcactgcaacttccacctcccgggtttaagaaattctctgcctcagctcccgaatagctgggattacaggtgcatgccaccacacctagctaatttttttttttttttttttttttttttttttttttgtatttttagtagagccgaggtttcaccatcttggccaggctggtcttgaattcctgacctcgtgatccacctgcctcggcctcccgaagtgcggagattacaggcatgagccaccgtgcccggcctaattttatgttttaccaTATAAATAGCCAGTTGTCCAACACTGTATATTGATTGGTCCCTCATTTTCCCCACTGATTTTAATGTCTCTTCTATCATACACCAAGCTCTCGTGGTTCTGTTTCTGTGGGTATTTTTTAGCTATTGGTCTAGTTGTGCATTCCTGCTCTAcgccatatttttatttaaaaataatggtaaactatacttaacataaaatttatcattttaatcctTTGtgagtgtacaattcagtggcattaagtacactgccgctgttgtgcaaccatcaccactattcatATCCAGAAAGTTTTCATGATCCCAAAATGAAATGCTGCACATATTAAACAATAACatcccttggccgggcgcggaggctcacgcctgtaatcccagcactttgggaggccgaggcgggcggatcacaaggtcaggagatcgagaccttcctgactaacacggtgaaaccccgtctctactaaaaatacaaaaaattagccgggcgtagtggtgggcgcctgtagtcccagctacttgggagaggcaggagaatggcgtgaacccgggaggcggagcttgcagtgacctgaggtcgcgccactgcactccagcttgggccacagagtgagactccgtctcaaaaaataaatataaataaataaataaataaacaaacaaacaaacaataacattCCATTACcccctggtaactaccattctccTTAATTTGTCTATAATTTTAACTCACTTAAGTATCTCATATATTATGCaatatttgcccttttgtgactggcttacttcacttagtataatgtcttcaaggttcttCTATGTTGCAGCAtgtgccagaatttccttcctttttaagattgaataatattctattttatgtgtGTAACCCATTACCCCCCGGTAACTACCAGTCTCCTTGTCTATAAATTTAACTTACTTAAGTATCTCATATGTTATGCaatatttgcccttttgtgaatggcttttttcacttagtataatgtcttcagcatgtgccagaatttccttcctttttaaggctgaataatattctattttatgtgtataacacattttatttatccactcattggtcaaTCATACCATCTGGTTTAAATCACTGTTGCTTGTTGCTTTACTATAAATCTTGATATCAGGGATATATGTTCCCTTTCTTTAGTCCTGTGGTTCAAAATAATCTGAGCTATTCTTAGCTCTTACTTTTCCCTGTTAATTTAGGAACCACTTAGAAGTTGTgtacacgcagacacacacacacacacacacacacacacacaacattttaGAGATTCTGatagaattgcattgaattgCTGGATTAATCTGGGGATAGCTTCCATGTTTTAGATGCTTTGATACTTCCCAAACACGAGTGACTGTATCCCCCTATTTATTTAGACCATCTAAAATTACCCCCAATAAggttgtatttatttacttatttttgacaTCATGAATGGGATCTATAtcttttaatgacattttaaagtaGTTGATGCAGGGAGTAGGTATTAACTTTGAGAAACAGTGCAACATAGTGATTGAGAGTATTGTCTCTGGATCCAAATTGATGGAATTCAAATCCTAGTTTCACCACTGACTTGAACAGATTAGTAaattctgtgtctcagtttccgaCTCTGTAAACGGGATGGTTACAGTAGTCCTGTCATATGATTGATGTGAAGATTAATAGAGTTTACACTTAACatacttagcacaatgtctggtacataataaatgcaaacaaaatttttaactattggccaggcacggtagctcatgcttatcaccccagcactttcggaggccaatgcaggcagatcacttgagcccaggagtttgagaccagcctgggcaacatgacaaaaccccatttctacaaaaagcacaaaaattagccaggccttgtGGCACGGGCCTGTGTTCCCatgactcaggaggctaaggtgggagaatcacttgaacccaggagatcaaggctgcagtgagctgtgatcacaccactgcactccagcctgggctacagagagagactttgtctcaaaaaaaaaaaaattgttaaccaTCATTATTATATTGATCTGTACCCATAAGCCTTGCCAAAATCTCTTACTCAAAGCCGTATGAAGATACAAAGATCTTCAGTAAAGGGgaacacataataaaatataaaaatcagaattattgtaattttatttgtaaactcTATATTTTCTACAATATCTAAAACACGACTgcataaaacaattataaatctATGTTAGTGGGTACATATATAAAGATCTAATTTGGGACAATAATATGGAGTTGGGGCAAGGGATACAGCTTTAAAGAAGTACAGATTTTTTATGAAATAGAAGTTAAGTTGTAACaattcaaaatagattttataactttaggatattatatataatctttatggtaatcacaaagaaaatatttagagaatcTACATGAAAGGAAAGGAGATGGTAATAAAAATGTGTCACTATAAAAAGTCAACTAAACACAAGGGAAACCAGTAAAGGAGGAAATGAGGGACAAAGGAAGCTATAAGacacatagaaaacaaataatgaatgGCAAAAGTCAATCCTTCCCTGTccataattactttaaatataaatggatcaAATTCCCCAATAAAATGGTATAGATAGGTAAAAAGGctaaaaacattaattaaaaaaaccaTGATCCACTACATGCTGTCTCTCAGGGACTCATGTTAGACCTAAGAACACACATACGTTGGAAtcg
Coding sequences within it:
- the TNFSF10 gene encoding tumor necrosis factor ligand superfamily member 10 — protein: MAMMEAQGGPSPGQTCVLILIFTVLLQSLCAAVTYVYFTNELKQMQDKYSKSGIACFLKEDDSSWDPNDEESMKSPCWQVKWQLRQLVRKMILRTSEETISTVQEKQQNTSPLVRERGPQRVAAHITGTRGRSNTLSSPNSKNEKALGRKINSWESSRSGLSFLSNLHLRNGELVIQEKGFYYIYSQTYFRFQEEIKENTKNDKQMVQYIYKYTSYPDPILLMKSARNSCWSKDAEYGLYSIYQGGIFELKKDDRIFVSVTNEHLIDMDHEASFFGAFLVG